From Bradyrhizobium symbiodeficiens, the proteins below share one genomic window:
- a CDS encoding acyl-CoA synthetase has protein sequence MLTEAATYDELYRNFRWDIPARFNMAEACCDRHADGTGRLALVYVDENGATSRTSFDEVAEASQRFANVLKTDGLVRGDRVAVFLSQSLELPVAHMAAFRSGLISIPLFALFGEDALEFRLSNSQAKAIVTDEGGWEKLSRIRDRLPELKTIYVVGGRARSGTTSFWDAVKAASPDFARVDTSCDDPALIIYTSGTTGNPKGALHAHRVVLGHLPNVEMCHNFLPRPGDLMWTPADWAWIGGLVNGLLAFWYHGIPLVGHRARKFEPQAAMQMMADLGVRNVFLPPTALKLMRQAGVTHPGVKLRSIFTGGESLGGELLGWVRETFGIDAHEVFGQTECNLVIGSNSNLFPIRPGSMGKATPGFDVRIVNDKGEELPRGQRGIIGVRQPCPVTMLEYWRNPEATAKKYAGEFLLTGDLGVQDEDGYFWYVSREDDVITTAGYRVGPSEIEHTLMKHPSVAMAAVVGIPDPIRTESIKAWIVLRSGFSGTDALAREIQEFVKVQLAAHEYPRFVEFAETLPMTATGKVLRRELRAKG, from the coding sequence ATGCTGACCGAAGCCGCAACCTACGACGAGCTCTATCGCAATTTCCGCTGGGACATCCCGGCGCGGTTCAACATGGCGGAGGCGTGCTGCGACCGGCATGCCGACGGCACCGGCCGGCTCGCGCTGGTCTATGTCGACGAGAACGGTGCAACCAGCCGCACCTCCTTCGACGAGGTCGCCGAAGCTTCGCAGCGCTTTGCCAATGTGCTGAAGACGGACGGGCTTGTCCGTGGCGACCGCGTCGCGGTGTTCCTGTCGCAATCGCTGGAATTGCCGGTTGCGCATATGGCGGCGTTCCGCTCCGGCCTGATCTCGATCCCGCTGTTCGCATTGTTCGGCGAGGACGCGCTGGAATTCCGCCTGTCGAACTCGCAAGCCAAAGCCATCGTTACCGACGAGGGTGGTTGGGAGAAGCTGTCCAGGATCCGCGATCGCCTGCCGGAGCTGAAGACGATCTACGTCGTCGGCGGGCGCGCGCGTTCGGGCACGACATCGTTCTGGGATGCGGTGAAGGCCGCTTCGCCCGATTTCGCGCGCGTGGACACCTCATGCGATGATCCCGCGCTGATCATCTACACCTCGGGCACGACAGGGAATCCAAAAGGCGCGCTGCATGCGCACCGCGTCGTGCTCGGCCATCTGCCCAATGTCGAGATGTGCCACAACTTCTTACCCAGGCCCGGCGATCTCATGTGGACGCCGGCGGACTGGGCCTGGATCGGCGGCCTCGTCAACGGCCTGCTCGCATTCTGGTATCACGGCATTCCTCTTGTTGGTCATCGCGCGCGAAAATTCGAGCCGCAGGCGGCGATGCAGATGATGGCCGACCTCGGCGTGCGCAACGTCTTCCTGCCGCCGACCGCGCTGAAGCTGATGCGGCAGGCCGGCGTGACGCATCCGGGCGTCAAGCTGCGCAGCATCTTCACCGGCGGTGAATCGCTCGGCGGCGAGCTGCTCGGCTGGGTGCGCGAGACCTTCGGCATCGACGCGCATGAGGTGTTCGGCCAGACCGAGTGCAACCTCGTGATCGGCAGCAACTCCAATTTGTTTCCGATCCGCCCGGGATCGATGGGCAAGGCGACGCCGGGCTTCGACGTCCGCATCGTCAACGACAAGGGCGAGGAATTGCCGCGCGGCCAGCGCGGCATCATCGGCGTGCGCCAGCCATGCCCCGTCACCATGCTGGAATACTGGCGCAATCCGGAGGCGACGGCGAAGAAATATGCCGGCGAATTCCTGCTGACCGGCGATCTCGGCGTGCAGGACGAGGACGGCTATTTCTGGTATGTCAGCCGCGAGGACGACGTCATCACCACGGCCGGCTATCGCGTCGGTCCCTCCGAGATCGAGCATACGCTGATGAAACATCCCTCGGTGGCGATGGCCGCGGTGGTCGGCATCCCCGATCCGATCCGCACCGAATCGATCAAGGCCTGGATCGTGCTGCGTTCGGGCTTTAGCGGCACCGACGCGCTGGCGCGCGAGATCCAGGAGTTCGTCAAGGTGCAGCTCGCCGCGCATGAATATCCGCGCTTCGTCGAATTCGCCGAGACTCTGCCGATGACGGCGACCGGCAAGGTGCTGCGGCGCGAGCTGCGGGCGAAGGGCTAG
- a CDS encoding class I SAM-dependent methyltransferase encodes MDDWIDYYDSTHTIYVSKLHRDLHFQIIARDIIGYISSPEATVLDYACGEALSASQVASACDKLILAEPAPGVRGRLIARFAPNTKIRVRSLDDVRKMQDQSIDLVVMNSVAQYMAPDELDAALRNIRRLLTPSGKLVLGDILQPNVGMFRDVMALLGFGLRHGFLKDALVGLISTALSDYRHLRTRIGLQRYSEEEITARLKAAGFAVQRAHTNIGHNRWRMTFIARPPLVR; translated from the coding sequence ATGGACGATTGGATCGATTATTACGACTCGACGCACACGATCTATGTCAGCAAGCTGCATCGCGACTTGCACTTCCAGATCATCGCGCGGGACATCATCGGCTACATCTCCTCGCCGGAGGCGACGGTGCTGGACTATGCCTGCGGCGAAGCGCTGTCGGCGAGCCAGGTGGCATCGGCTTGCGACAAGCTGATCCTCGCCGAGCCCGCACCCGGCGTGCGCGGCCGGCTGATCGCGCGGTTTGCCCCGAACACGAAAATCCGCGTCCGCTCGCTCGACGACGTCCGCAAGATGCAGGACCAGTCGATCGACCTCGTCGTGATGAACTCGGTCGCGCAATACATGGCGCCGGACGAGCTCGATGCCGCGCTCCGCAACATCAGGCGATTGCTGACGCCTTCCGGCAAGCTGGTGCTCGGCGACATCCTCCAGCCCAATGTCGGCATGTTCAGGGACGTCATGGCGCTGCTCGGCTTCGGCCTGCGCCACGGTTTCCTGAAGGACGCGCTGGTCGGGCTGATCAGCACCGCGCTGTCCGATTATCGTCATCTGCGCACGCGCATCGGGCTGCAGCGCTACAGCGAGGAGGAGATCACCGCCAGGCTGAAAGCAGCCGGGTTCGCGGTCCAGCGCGCCCATACCAATATCGGCCATAATCGCTGGCGCATGACCTTCATCGCGCGACCGCCTCTGGTTCGTTAA
- a CDS encoding alpha/beta fold hydrolase yields MDRTTPIVLVPGLASSARIYAQMIPALWRFGPVMVANHIRDDSMAAIARRILSEAPPRFALAGHSMGGYIAFEIMRQAPERVVKLALINTQARPDTPEATARRRGLMERAGRGELRAIREESFPELVHPSRRDDADILKLVHAQDEDVGVEGYLRQQTAIIARVDSRSTLSAITCPTLVLTGDADNTIPNALSKEMAEGIPGARLVILDRCGHLPQPEQPEATVRALSEWLGS; encoded by the coding sequence ATGGACCGGACGACCCCGATTGTGCTGGTTCCGGGGCTGGCCTCCTCGGCCCGGATCTATGCACAAATGATCCCCGCGCTGTGGCGTTTCGGACCGGTCATGGTCGCCAACCATATCCGCGACGACAGCATGGCGGCGATCGCCCGCCGCATCCTGAGCGAGGCGCCGCCGCGCTTCGCACTCGCCGGCCATTCCATGGGCGGCTACATCGCGTTCGAGATCATGCGCCAGGCGCCCGAGCGGGTGGTCAAGCTCGCGCTGATCAACACCCAGGCGCGGCCCGATACGCCGGAGGCGACCGCGCGCCGCCGCGGCCTGATGGAACGTGCCGGGCGCGGCGAGCTTCGCGCGATCCGCGAGGAGAGCTTTCCGGAGCTGGTGCATCCGTCACGGCGCGACGATGCCGATATTCTGAAGCTGGTGCATGCGCAGGATGAGGATGTCGGCGTCGAGGGCTATCTGCGGCAGCAGACCGCGATCATCGCACGGGTGGATTCGCGCTCGACGCTTTCAGCCATCACATGCCCGACGCTGGTGCTGACGGGCGATGCCGACAACACCATCCCGAATGCGCTCTCGAAGGAGATGGCCGAGGGCATCCCCGGCGCAAGGCTCGTGATCCTCGATCGCTGCGGACACCTGCCGCAGCCGGAACAGCCGGAAGCGACGGTGCGCGCGCTCTCCGAATGGCTTGGAAGCTAG
- a CDS encoding GatB/YqeY domain-containing protein, whose amino-acid sequence MLRDDINNAVKEAMKAKDERKLSTLRMVNSTIKNADIDARGQGKPPLSDADLLGVFQKMIKQRQESVELYEKGGRAELAAQEREEIAVISAYLPKQMAEDEVKKAIADAIAETGAAGMKDMGKVIAVLRAKYAGQMDFGKASGLVKAALSG is encoded by the coding sequence ATGCTGCGCGACGACATCAACAATGCGGTCAAGGAGGCCATGAAGGCCAAGGACGAGCGCAAGCTGTCCACGCTGCGCATGGTCAATTCGACCATCAAGAACGCCGACATCGACGCGCGCGGGCAGGGCAAGCCGCCGCTCTCGGACGCCGATCTGCTCGGCGTTTTTCAGAAGATGATCAAGCAGAGGCAGGAATCGGTCGAGCTCTACGAAAAAGGTGGCCGCGCCGAGCTCGCAGCCCAGGAGCGCGAGGAGATCGCGGTGATCTCGGCATACCTGCCGAAGCAGATGGCCGAGGACGAGGTGAAGAAGGCGATTGCGGATGCGATCGCTGAGACGGGTGCCGCCGGCATGAAGGACATGGGCAAGGTGATCGCGGTGCTGCGCGCGAAGTACGCGGGGCAGATGGATTTCGGCAAGGCCAGCGGCTTGGTGAAGGCGGCGCTGTCGGGCTAG
- a CDS encoding epoxide hydrolase family protein: MTAIKPFRVAISDDILADLKSRLARTRWPEAELVDDWSQGAPLKWIQEICTYWADGYDWRAREAKLNRFEQFTTEIDGLDIHFIHARSKEPSALPLIITHGWPGSIVEFQKVISPLVDPAAHGGNPADAFHVICPSLPGFGFSAKPRTTGWGVDRIAAAWAELMERLGYKRYGAQGGDWGSAVTTSLGAQDPVHCAGIHITLAFNAAPKVEGEPTAEEKRALAGLKHYVDLDSGYSKQQSTRPQTLGYGLTDSPSGQAAWILEKFWAWTDCDGHPENIFTRDELLDNVMLYWATETATSSARLYWESFGKRRTTPKVNVPTGVAVFPKEIITPVRRWMEPNFPDITHWSEMEKGGHFAAFEQPELFVRDVRKFFATVR, encoded by the coding sequence ATGACCGCCATCAAACCGTTCCGCGTCGCCATCAGCGACGACATCCTCGCCGACCTCAAGTCGCGTCTCGCCCGCACGCGCTGGCCGGAGGCTGAACTGGTCGACGACTGGAGCCAGGGCGCGCCGCTGAAATGGATCCAGGAAATCTGCACCTACTGGGCTGATGGCTACGACTGGCGTGCCCGCGAAGCAAAACTCAATCGCTTTGAGCAATTCACGACCGAGATCGACGGGCTCGACATCCACTTCATCCATGCGCGCTCGAAGGAGCCGTCGGCGCTGCCGCTGATCATCACCCATGGCTGGCCTGGCTCGATCGTCGAATTCCAGAAGGTGATCTCGCCGCTGGTCGATCCAGCCGCGCATGGCGGCAACCCCGCCGATGCGTTTCACGTGATCTGTCCCTCTCTGCCGGGCTTCGGCTTCTCGGCCAAGCCCAGGACCACTGGCTGGGGCGTCGACCGGATCGCTGCGGCCTGGGCGGAGCTGATGGAGCGGCTGGGTTACAAGCGCTACGGTGCGCAAGGCGGCGACTGGGGCTCGGCGGTGACGACATCGCTTGGCGCGCAGGACCCGGTCCATTGCGCCGGCATCCACATCACGCTCGCCTTCAACGCGGCGCCCAAGGTCGAGGGCGAGCCGACGGCGGAGGAGAAGCGCGCGCTCGCCGGGCTCAAGCACTATGTCGACCTCGACTCCGGCTACTCCAAGCAGCAGTCGACGCGCCCGCAGACGCTCGGCTATGGCTTGACGGATTCTCCGAGCGGGCAGGCGGCCTGGATCCTGGAAAAATTCTGGGCCTGGACCGATTGCGACGGCCACCCCGAGAACATCTTCACCCGGGACGAGCTGCTCGACAACGTCATGCTCTATTGGGCGACGGAGACGGCAACCTCCTCGGCGCGGCTCTACTGGGAAAGTTTTGGCAAGCGCCGCACCACGCCGAAGGTCAACGTGCCGACCGGTGTTGCCGTATTTCCCAAGGAGATCATCACGCCGGTGCGGCGCTGGATGGAGCCGAACTTCCCTGACATCACCCATTGGAGCGAGATGGAGAAGGGCGGCCATTTCGCCGCGTTCGAGCAGCCGGAGCTGTTCGTGCGCGATGTCAGGAAGTTCTTTGCGACGGTGCGGTGA
- a CDS encoding Dps family protein: protein MSKTSNKISPDLDTPTDLSPDGVKKVSEALNVLLADAFALYLKTKNFHWHVSGRHFRDYHLLLDEQSDQIFATTDQLAERVRKIGGTTLKSIGQVAKLQTIKDNNEDYVPPREMLRELMQDNKHVAAAMRKAHDVCDKAEDVASASLLENFIDETERRTWFLFEATRQEGGNEA from the coding sequence GTGAGCAAAACCAGCAACAAGATCTCGCCCGATCTCGATACCCCCACCGATTTGTCGCCCGACGGGGTCAAGAAGGTCTCGGAGGCGCTCAACGTGCTTCTGGCCGACGCGTTTGCGCTGTATCTGAAGACCAAGAATTTCCACTGGCACGTCAGCGGCCGGCACTTCCGCGACTACCATCTGCTGCTCGACGAGCAGTCCGATCAGATCTTCGCCACCACCGACCAGCTCGCCGAGCGCGTCCGCAAGATCGGCGGCACCACGCTGAAGTCGATCGGCCAGGTCGCAAAGCTCCAGACCATCAAGGACAATAACGAGGACTACGTCCCGCCGCGCGAGATGCTGCGCGAGCTGATGCAGGACAACAAGCATGTCGCCGCCGCGATGCGCAAGGCGCACGACGTCTGCGACAAGGCCGAAGACGTGGCGAGCGCCAGCCTGCTCGAGAATTTCATCGACGAGACCGAGCGCCGGACGTGGTTTCTGTTCGAGGCGACGCGTCAGGAAGGCGGCAACGAGGCGTAG
- the carA gene encoding glutamine-hydrolyzing carbamoyl-phosphate synthase small subunit, which translates to MTQHDNDTAWPDHKPTALLVLADGTVLEGFGLGAEGHAVGEVCFNTAMTGYEEILTDPSYAGQLITFTFPHIGNVGTNEEDIETVNMAATPGARGVILRTAITDPSNYRATKHLDAWLKARGIIGLSGIDTRALTALIRSKGMPNAVIAHARNGEFDLHGLKEEAREWPGLEGMDLVPMVTSGQRFSWDETPWVWDKGFGRQDKAEFNVVAIDYGIKRNILRLLAGVGCKVTVVPATTSSEDILAMKPDGVFLSNGPGDPAATGKYAVPVIQDVIKSGTPTFGICLGHQMLGLAVGAKTKKMHQGHHGANHPVKDETTGKVEITSMNHGFAVDETTLPKGATQTHISLFDGSNCGIQLDGKPVFSVQYHPEASPGPRDSHYLFQRFADLMRQKKSA; encoded by the coding sequence ATGACACAACATGACAACGATACCGCCTGGCCGGACCATAAACCGACCGCGCTCCTCGTGCTTGCCGACGGCACGGTGCTTGAAGGCTTCGGTCTCGGCGCCGAGGGCCACGCCGTCGGTGAGGTCTGCTTCAACACCGCGATGACCGGCTACGAGGAGATCCTCACCGATCCCTCCTATGCCGGCCAGCTCATCACCTTCACCTTCCCGCATATCGGCAATGTCGGTACCAACGAGGAAGACATCGAGACGGTGAACATGGCGGCGACGCCGGGCGCACGCGGCGTGATCCTGCGCACCGCGATCACCGATCCCTCGAACTATCGCGCCACCAAGCACCTCGACGCCTGGCTCAAGGCCCGCGGCATCATCGGCCTCTCCGGCATCGACACCCGCGCACTGACCGCGCTGATCCGCTCAAAGGGCATGCCCAACGCCGTGATCGCGCACGCCAGGAACGGCGAGTTCGACCTTCATGGATTGAAGGAAGAAGCGCGCGAATGGCCGGGCCTCGAGGGCATGGACCTCGTGCCGATGGTCACGAGCGGCCAGCGCTTCAGCTGGGACGAGACGCCCTGGGTTTGGGACAAGGGCTTTGGCCGTCAGGACAAGGCCGAGTTCAACGTCGTCGCCATCGACTACGGCATCAAGCGCAACATCCTGCGCCTGCTGGCCGGCGTCGGCTGCAAGGTGACTGTGGTGCCGGCGACGACTTCGTCCGAAGACATTCTGGCAATGAAGCCGGATGGCGTGTTCCTGTCCAACGGTCCGGGCGATCCGGCCGCGACCGGCAAATATGCCGTGCCCGTGATCCAGGACGTCATCAAGTCGGGCACGCCGACCTTCGGCATCTGCCTCGGTCACCAGATGCTAGGCCTCGCCGTCGGCGCGAAGACAAAGAAGATGCATCAGGGCCATCACGGCGCCAACCATCCCGTCAAGGACGAGACCACCGGCAAGGTGGAGATCACCTCGATGAACCACGGTTTTGCCGTGGACGAGACCACGCTGCCGAAGGGCGCGACGCAGACCCACATCTCGCTGTTCGACGGCTCCAATTGCGGCATCCAGCTCGACGGCAAGCCGGTGTTCTCGGTGCAATATCACCCCGAGGCCTCACCCGGCCCGCGCGACTCGCACTATCTGTTCCAGCGCTTTGCGGACCTGATGCGGCAGAAGAAGAGCGCGTAA
- a CDS encoding MarR family winged helix-turn-helix transcriptional regulator, which yields MAKTSPAAGLHRASLDKLHDLDAALELMYYGWRGMTLEADEYLAKQGLSRPHHRILYVVARRPDIAIGSLLEVLGISKQALSRPLNLLVERKLVTSKRSPAQHRSKLLRLTAAGQRIEQRASDHERNVMRQAFDRVGASGAAAWMAVMAAIADQN from the coding sequence ATGGCAAAAACGTCTCCAGCCGCGGGACTCCACCGCGCCTCGCTCGACAAGCTGCACGATCTCGATGCGGCGCTCGAGCTGATGTATTACGGCTGGCGCGGCATGACGCTGGAGGCCGATGAATACCTCGCGAAGCAGGGCCTGTCGCGTCCGCATCATCGTATCCTCTACGTGGTGGCGCGCCGGCCCGATATCGCGATCGGTTCGCTGCTCGAGGTCCTCGGCATTTCCAAGCAGGCCCTGAGCCGGCCGCTTAATCTGCTGGTGGAGCGCAAGCTCGTGACGTCGAAGCGCTCGCCCGCGCAGCATCGCTCCAAGCTGCTGCGTCTGACGGCGGCCGGGCAGCGCATCGAGCAGCGCGCATCCGACCATGAGCGCAACGTCATGCGTCAGGCGTTCGATCGCGTCGGCGCATCCGGGGCGGCGGCATGGATGGCCGTCATGGCAGCAATCGCCGACCAAAATTGA